In Cryptomeria japonica chromosome 1, Sugi_1.0, whole genome shotgun sequence, the sequence ttttttgaaaattttgtagttcGGATGACTAATGCTAATCGTGTTCTAtctgtgagatttttggcagcctaactcttttctacagGACGATTTAcaaagatatgcttgtcaaagacataattcaaaacacaatcatgactactaacggATTcattgcaggttgcctatgaattcaactaaatttggtgtattcatttaaatttctaggcacacttgattttgggctaaaaatgaacaaccatgtatttcatgtctttgatgataggcaagtatgctctcacctttcttaggtgatcaaaaagcgagactcatccttttactttcattagtgcatctctttagcaggcctgccctcccgaggagttattaactcttagcccttaaggccgatgagaggggaacaacTTAAGTGGGAACGattaacaccaagtaatccaatccactataaaataaatgtgtttttgatgaaaatcaaagcaacgacagtgctcgggaatagctctcctctgtaccttcgggtatatcaaaccttggtttacaaggctaggagacctcttaattgagtttataccccgacgcgtcgaacagatcccttactagtgtcggttaaaatagaagctacttgattcacctctgaaagggtgatattctttgtacaagagagatagtaactctcccaagacacttgccatatcatgcccccattagcgtttggagtcggataatacgacgttgagaatccattgcgtgagactcagcgaccatattctgattagctattgggtgtgtacctaagtcaacaagcaaaggttttctttctcagccaacttccttagggtttagcttgattggagtcatttgtcacatcatgtgtttgctttgtattcatccctaaatgagaaaatcagacacctaaaaactagaaaacatcaacaaaacatcatcagaattcaaagatcaaaatcagcaaaacaaatactttttaccattctctgcaACCTGTTGTATGAGATTTAATTATCTGTAGCATGAGTCATAATCTCTGTCAGACaagttaacttgcataaaatcatttgtcgtACTAGCTGCTATCCTGTGTTGTATGAGTCATTTGTTTTGTCATATGGTCTATAATCCCAAGTCATGCGAGTTGCTGCTATTTATATGAATACTCTGTTCTATCGTATAGACTCATATCTTGTGTCGTCCTAAGTCGAATCTTATATTGTACGAAACTTTGCATCTATTAGTCCAGACCCGTGTCCTgcatgcctgatcaatttgcagtaaacataaacacctgttatttGTCAATCCaaattgtctgcttggtttgcttggtcaagttatcatccatcaaaatcagactctagaagataaacaccccaagattttcaaagtgttcacccttaacaagttcaagatgtaaacatctcaaagtgcactatcaccctctttggtaaattgatcactcaaacatagtttctcatcaggatcaatcatcctttatcacgaaactgaaacatttggtcaggataaccttgtcccacatcataggatatatcattcctactggacttggttcttatcaaatcatcatcattgcactcctaaactgaatatcaaaaaacttgcaaacctttaaacacttgaaccatcttttagtgtcatatcactctagcGTATCTACCTTGATAGGTGATCAcctatcaaaacaacttttagacaatcaaacccctgaaatggAAACATAAACATTtaaaatagctgaaaatcatatcaacatgacatactaaagcaaaatacaagtaacaagccaacatatcagagcaatcaaacaagctcaaaatcaaaatccaactatgttaaaacctcacaaggatttaaatacatctcaaaagaaaggtggctcttttatgcacctcttaaaaagatccctaaaggatttggctaaataAGATCAAAATCGCGCACCtctgtctagcaatggctcatccccccataaacaaattgattctccaaaggcatctattcctacacctcctgaaagcttgcaagaatcttccataacATCATCACCAAAGAGTACATCCAAAAATGAAGTTCCCCAAGgtatatccataattgccatcaaacctatttcaaaggatcctattcaaagctcatctccatcatatccaagcattaattcattgcaaaatctccatatcacttccttgcaaattgaagccCTCATTCATAGAActcttgttaaacgtgtcctaatagatgggggagctagcttgaacatttgctcAATGAATCTTGTCCATTCTCTAGGCTATTTAGAAGATCCAGTTGATCCCTGGAAAAAGAATGGTGATATTACCTATTAGggtgggacctttacaaaaagacacgacatgccaagttctagacttggacctatcatataatatactctttGGGAGATCATGGATTCAGGACATGCAAGATATACCATCAACaagtcatcagtgcttaaaatttccatacaatggacatgaAATCACAATATCATCAATCTCAAaaccattgcagtgttgtaataatttgaaatcagctcaagaggttattgtttcacataacaaagaggcaacatcttcaagcaaggaacaatcatttgcatcaattttgtcaaacatggaaaaacaaatgcagctaagagatcaagggatcgAAGagtattttctatcatggaaaaacaaacaagagaaacttcaaattgagagggatgaagaagcagatatagtagtcgatgtagttcacatgtatgcagaacaaacgttaggaactagcctacttgaatcagaatcacattcgactgacatggacttaactgaggatgatcaggattttcttaCACAAGatcattctgatgagggtaccattctagacatggaaatacattctgaaagctctgacatctctatcatgacccctaatatctttcaCATAATCCAacatgaagatcctttatccttaagctatcgtgaacctatggactgggaaaatgaaggacatactgccattgatacctttccaaatgaccatgccatatccttatatcttaatgaaatcaaacccataacaactttcaccagggattccactAACGTATCTTTGATTCATGGGGGTGTcgaatctcctagtcgcaaaagtgaaaatcaagaaaacaatatcaagtctaatgttgaaaaccatttattggcaacattagatcgagaaaaagtaaaaataaaggacacatctaatggtgaaaacctcctcgaggtgccgaaagatgggagattcgacaccttacctgaattttatcaagaaaggtcatccattttgatagaACTAGCaaaggcagttatcattggcacaactgatctacatcatGCAAACTCTCTATCAGAACCAGCAAGGCAAAAATACTTGAAActattcaaaagatggcaagttaattttacctgttcatatacagacattctagggttcgatccatatcttacaatacatcactcgAATATTAGTCTAGGAGCAGATATCAATAAAGGagcacaacatggatcaggagcatgaattctattcatcacaccacaagggcatacaatcccgaaagcatacaaattaagctttccatgcacaaacaacatagcagagtatgaagctttagttacaggtatcaaaatggctatagaatggaacataacacaacttcaagtctttggagactctcaactcatcattaatcaaatcaatgatgactatcaagccaaagatgacaaactcatgccttataaaaagatagtggatgatatcaagaagtactttgtagaaataacttttgaatagattccaagaaatgacaacaaagtagtagacaccatggctacacttgcttctctattgcagacataggaaaatcaacaacgttatgaattcttggttgaagagttgtttcatctcgCCTTTAATTGCCCTGATTCCCGAACCATCTGTcaaattattggacatgattcctcccactatggccaaacttacacatacctaaaagataatatcttacctcctgactatcaaaaaaccaaaagagaaaatttatttgctctcattttactctcgtcgcagataacttatataaacgaggtctagacggtactctcttacgatgtctcgaacaggaagaatctgagaaagccttacatgaagtccataacatcatttgtggcactcattcaagtggtcttacgctttcaaaaaaactcatatgcttgggctatgattggtcaactatggaatgagattcttttaagatagcaagaacatgcgaacaatgtcaaatccatgggaacttgatccatgcaccagcacaagaactacatgctttagcaacatcttggcctttttgtcaatggggacttgatctagtaggaaagataaatccttcttcatctaatggacacaaagtCATTATTGTAGCTagtgaatatttcacaaaatggattgaagtggtacctctcataaacatcataggaaaacaaattgctgcatttatcttgaactatatcatctgtcgctatggaataccaatgaccattatcactgataatgggcaaccattcaagaaccaagatgtacaagagctatgtgagaagttcaaaatccagcatagattctccacaccctattatccacagggaaatgggtaggcagaagcatctaacaaaactattctgaaaatccttaaaaagatagtgaacgacgtcaagaaagattggcatatccaactaaaccctgctctatgggcctaccgcaccagtatccacacacttgccacacctttctctcttgtgtatggattagaagccatattgccaattgaagtagagataccttctctatgtgtatcactaaaaggtctcatccaagatgaagaacaaagagtatctagactaccttgagttagaactaatccatgaacgaagacaaaatgcctttgatcatctaaaggtacatcagcaaagaatgtgccggagctataatcacaaggttaaaccgcgaatctttcaagtgggagaactagtactaaaggaaaatccacgcaaccaggcagatcgagaaaagaaaggaaaatttgaaccaaactggttaggtctgtttgtggtcacaacaatatttggatcaggagcataacagctatcaacataggacgaagatcaactcgaagaacccatcaatagcatgcatctgaagaaattctatgtctgaaaaaataaaaaataaaaaaaacagtgaaatttaaaaaaaaaaaaactgtgaaaaaaaaaagaaaaagaaaagaaaaaatcaaatatgagaaaaagtgcaataaaaacagatggtgaaaacctggcaaacaggcactatctgtcagctagctcttccatctattagttcatgtgcatcataagcctttatacatacgcaaACATCCTAGGTggtttcttaccatggtttggatcattggatatatcattacgactttgtttctaggcttggggcaaaatcctacacccaGCTGGGGGCAaatctcttgatcattttgagcttaagcaaacaagtagaacaaacagttagacaactcttatcaagcgaaaactgagacacatccaacattgaacacgagatcaaactatcaactatcaagctatcacgaaatcaatcaaagcacatcacacactttttagtggataatatctttttggataatgattttaacacgattgttcaacttttctatattgcttttcgctatcatgatttctgagtgactccaggatgtcattgactagaggaacaaggaagaaacatgatatttttcttgtccgctatctgaaaattaatcattaatatgtgcaaatttgtctcgggacatgatcatcagaatatcagtGAAGACATTTctaatttgtgtattgaaatgattaatactgcttgttttatgcaagcaacactcaggtcatctcggttcaattatacctcgatgcttgtgttaacttgctatatcaaaatacaagagagaagtgctcaggtcatcatggtttaattataccatcgatgtttgcactcacttcccatatttcaaaaagctcaatgatgacaaaaagcaaaataatccagtgactggtctgatcatagtttgcatttcatttgcattttagcttgcatgggatcctaaaggctccttttatccaaggttaaatctagcacaggaatcatcaaagtatcatcacaagtgtatatgcaatcaaaaTGATggctcatctctctcatgatattatcgacctagcccaaatcttatgctatctctctcaacagaatcaataatcagcatatccaaatatttctgcatcttgatatcaacaaaatgtcagttctttatctaatcaaatcaatcaatcaatcaatcaaacctaatcgatcctatcatgtcttatgcatgatgtatccttcctaaaaccagacgttctgatcatgtcttatacaagatgtatcctttctgaaaccagacgctttgatcatcgttgtcttatacaggatgaatccttcctgaaaccagactgaatcttgatcttatcaatctaatcaatcaagatttttcaatcttattaatctaagcaatcaagctaatcgaagaacttgcactttcatcaaccacagttgcagaaatcaaatcacatctattgggatatcaatctcgcaaaactccaaagatcaattatctcaattgatctcccgagggggcatcatcgtaccagaatttagcaatcaagagctggggcatcctattaaatcaatatcatcatcgaaatgagattattctttgaatcaacgcgtcatcacacctcacttcaaaaaggggcaaaatgtatacacctaaaaatggtatgaagataattaattaaataagtaattatttaattaatctcccttcccaatttaattgaattcactaagcaatttgattaaatttcccctttcatctacttattaataaatgtaaggatttatttaataggttcatttcacccctttgattaattaattcaaactaattaattccctccatcaaattcatttcttctaaatcccctaattaattaaaataaatcaattatgagttgttgagattaattagccttttcccattatttgaatttttaaattcaaattctcctaacttctaccactcctaagcCTAACCATTCCTAAGCtcaacccattctacctaccaccatgtcccctttcatccaacatcttctagaaccttgtgacagtTGTCaataagtgttccctttcatctaacctcttctagaagcctcttgacacttgtcaccatagagatggcaaatgttccctttaatccaacaccctttgccaacctcctccaatttaaccattgattcttgccacctcacccctagccttgggaaatcctacaaatagacctcattttggagctcaaagggtcccaatttcatatgatttttgcatatcatttgattcatatcatttgcattcaagcattattactaaaggcatctagtttatagcttatcatttaaagcattgttatcatgttcaaatcttaccttaattgcatcttcattctagcctattttctagaataatcatgaaatcatgtagcttaatcatgccattcttgctagatcatgcattttcttcattcaaaccctccatctaagtgtagtcaagtcattggaatttgtataataagatctgagagcaaaattcctACTCGCATTTACTaagaggcaataagttgattagctatggttttgtctttcattgtttcaatttgctaaccatgcttgtaatgatttattgagtgcattgcgtttgcaggtacaggtacacttcacagagcacgacagttTGAATAACACCTAAAAGATGATGTAATTCCCTCCTACATGTTGTTGCTAACTTTATTGCATAGTTGGATGTCATGTATTCTCTATGTCTTATGTGTGTATGCCTTTCTATCAATGTGTCTTTCATGTATGTGTTTCACCCTTGTGACTATCTCCTATCATGTGGTGTGGTGAACCTATGGGTATCACATGGTTGGGTTGGAAATCACAATTAGGGAATAGAGTATTGAGGATCAAGATAGATCATTGGATCATTTTCTTTATAGTTTACTTTATGCACTTTAGTTAGTTCTATTCAAATGAAAATTGCATAATGAAAAACATTTGAGTCTTACAATTATGGAATTGTAATATATTCATTATTGAACCTTTCACTAAgatgaaatataataaaaaatcacATATGATATTTAAACAAAAATAAGTTGTGTGACTCGGTGTTGGAGTCAAGAACAACtatattttcattcattttcatgtttaaattttgtgaagGAAATGTGAACATAAGATCCTTTATTTTGGGTTTAGAATGAACATAATATGGCTTGGTGTACAAGTCTTGGATTGTGTTGTGAACTTGTCTTGTAGTTGTCATGTCTCTAGGCACTAGTCCCTAGACTTTGTGTTGCTTTGGGCTATTTTGGAGCCTTTTGTAAAGTCCTATAAAATTTAAAAAGCATGGTACATATCTCTCTTTTGTTGTGTCCTTTAGCTTAGGGTAACATGTAGAAGCATCGAGGAGGCCCTATTCCTCCTCCCTACCTTCTTTTACATGTTATCATAGGTTATTGTGGACCCTTTTGTGTGGTCCCTTTATGCTTGGTGTGTCTTGGAGGTCAATGGTGTCTTGAAAGTGATATGTTGCCTTTTGCATTGATTTGCATGCCACTTCCCAAGGTTGTCCGGTTGTTCAACTTAGGCTTGGGGAGCTTGTCCACTTAGTTTTTTGATGTCTTTTTAAATTCAAAACCCTTCATTGGTTTTCAATAAGGTGCTAACAAAATTCCTTTAAGGTTTGAGGGTGTTGTGGAGTCGTAATCTTTCACTTGTGTGACATCACATTGTGATAGGACAACATGAGTTGTAGTACTTGTGTGTAGTCATTCTAGCATATCATATGTGTTTAACTTATTATTTCAAAAAACATATTGCATGTTTTCTTGGCTTATGTGTCTTGTGGGTTCAATGGCAGGGCATTAAAATATGAAAACATGATAACAGTTAGAAAATTAGAGGAGCATATTTTCTTAATTAAATTCAATGGCTAATAGATAAATATTAACTATTTTTATCATAATTTTTTAAGCATAACTCGTAATAATATATTTATAGATGTGTTAAAAGTAGAACGATGAAATATGAGTCAAGCCTTTCTATCAATCTAACTAGGATCAAATCCATGCCTGGGAATCAAATTCTCATGTGTGGATATGAAACTTACATGTGGATTTGAATTTTGTGGACATAAATAATAATATGTTCACCTTGATATTTGTTTCATATGTTTGAAATGGGGTTGTATCATAGACATTGTATATGTGTCAACTAGCCAACAACTAATTTTTATGATATTAATATATCAACAAAAACAAATCGAGAAATGATTTAAGAAAAGACACAATTTGAATTAAAATTGAAAACATTAACCTATTAAAATACCAAATTGAGAAATGAATCGGGGGAAGAGCACCAAATGTTCCAATAACCATTCCCTCCTTGCACACCCAATCCCCAATTGCTAACTTTaaagaaacaaacaaaaaaacaaaactaaaagaccattaataaatttcacttgTACCAATAGCCacccattttttagcatttttggaccataattgactCATCTATGCACCCTTATTGATATCCATAGCACATTATTATTAGggtatttgtgcataagtattgacaattttaagtgcacaattagtggggcatctttaagtaggtactTTTTGAGCCTTGCatgcataatggatcccacaatGTACATCGTTACTACCcataagccaaaacaatagctataaataattaaattacatgaaaaacaacaaaaaaattgtcaaatcaGATAAACAGTTTAAAACATGTGAATATATGAAATTAGCTATAACAACTACTTAATATGCTAAGACCATTTCTCAATACAAAAAAATGAAGCATAAGTAGTAGTCATCCTCCCAACCAAATGCAGAAAGAACGTCCGCTAAACACATGCGCTGCTCTACCATATAACATCGTGACTCGGAACACAACCAAGTCAAATCAAATGTTCAACAACCCATCGCGTTTGAATTCCCGGTAAAGTGCGTGCCATCTACCTCAGATCTTTCTTCTCTATATCATAATAAGCTCAGACCTCTTTACCTCCACAGCGGACGTACTCCCCGGGCATCAGAACTCCATCCTTCGTCTATCCCTTCATTAATTCCAAAATGCCTGCAGGGAAGATGAACATGGAGGAGATCGAAGCTTTCAGGAAGGCCCAGAGAGCCGACGGCCCTGCCACCGTGCTCGCCATCGGCACAGCCACTCCCCCTAACGCCATCGAACAGAGCGAGTACCCAGATTACTATTTCAGAATCACTAACAGCGAGCACAAGGTCGAGCTCAAGGAAAAATTCAAGCGCATGTGTAAGAAAAAGATACCCACTTGAGCTTATTTCTTTCAATTTCTTATATATGTGTCTATGAATGCTTAAAAAAATACCCACTTGAAATTATAGCCCCAATTGATCATATATTATGTGTATGAATGTTTAACAGGGGATGTTTGTAATGTTGTGTTGCAGGCGAGAAGTCGATGATTAAGAAGAGGTACATGTATCTGACGGAGGAGATCTTGAAGGAGAACCCCAACGTGTGCGCTTACATGGCCCCCTCGCTGGACGCTAGGCAGGATATGGTAGTGGTCGAAGTTCCCCGCCTGGGAAAAGAGGCCGCCACCAAGGCCATTAAGGAATGGGGTCAGCCCAAATCTAAGATTACCCACCTCCTCTTCTGCACCACCAGTGGTGTTGACATGCCCGGTGCCGACTATCAGCTTACCAAACTGCTGGGTCTGCGGCCCGGCGTGAAGAGAGTGATGATGTACCAGCAGGGCTGCTTTGCTGGCGGCACGGTTCTGAGAGTGGCCAAGGACCTCGCTGAAAATAACCGTGGAGCTCGAGTTCTGGTCGTCTGTAGTGAAATCACCGCCGTGACCTTCCGCGGCCCGTCCGACACCCATCTCGACAGTCTTGTCGGGCAGGCTCTTTTCGGTGATGGTGCGGCGGCTGTGATTGTGGGCGCAGACCCTGTTCCAGAAATAGAGAAGCCCTGTTTCGAGCTCCTCTGGACCGCTCAGACAATTCTCCCCGACAGCGAGGGCGCCATTGATGGGCATCTGAGAGAGGTCGGTCTGACATTCCATTTGTTGAAGGACGTTCCTGGGCTTATCTCGAAGAACATTGAAAAGGCTCTGGTGGAGGCCTTCCAGCAGTTTAATATCTCCGACTGGAACGAACTCTTCTGGATCGCCCACCCGGGAGGTCCGGCCATTTTGGACCAGGTTGAATCGAAGCTTCAGTTGGACCCGAAGAAGATGAGGGCCACCAGACAGATTCTGAGCGAGTATGGTAACATGTCGAGCGCCTGCGTGCTCTTCATATTGGACGAGGTGAGGAAGTCGTCTAAGGAAAATGGGTGTGCGACCACGGGAGAAGGATTGGACATGGGGGTGCTGTTTGGATTTGGTCCCGGTCTCACAGTGGAGACTGTAGTTCTTAAGAGCGTTGCGCTTCATTAGTTTTAGATTATAATTACCCACTCTAAATAATGCGTACCGTTCATGCAATGTTGTTTGTGTGAGAAGGTTAGGGAGCTCAGGTATATGTTTTCATTTGTGCTGTCGTTGCATTTCTATTAGTTTGAATATTGAATGTGTGTAAATTCAACGTCATCTATAATGTGAAAGAGTTTCCAGAGTTACATTTCATGCATCTACCAAATCTTGATCACATCTTCAAATAATATGTGATAATGTAGGGAAAAATCTAAATGCACACAATAAAGATGCTAGGAGGTTTATTTGAGGAGTATATATGTTTagtgtaaatattataattttagtttaattgaacatgttaaggtgttgtgattctTTATCTTTCATAGTtcttttttgattaattttatgtTAGTTTGATTcgtttattttttagttttaacATTAATGACTTCTTGGTAGATTAAGGCAAGGAGCAAGGCTCCCTTTCGTTCATTTATAAATACATTAGTTAGATCTAGATATAGATTTTGATGGTTGATCTGCGAGAAAGAAGTTGATTTGATCATAGTAGTGCTTGGTGAAGTTATGGATTTTCTTGATAAAAAAGTTTATTGCTTGCCTTAGAGGATTCCCTAGTTCTCACCAAATTAAAGCCAAGGCATTGAGGAAAATGTTTCTACATTTCAAGGTAGAAATCAATATGTGTATCATTTGGGTCCTCTCAGATTTCTCTACGAGTTGATAGCTTGGGCTAAGAAGAATCATAACGCTCGAGAAAAATGCAAACTTTGATCCTATATTAAGgggtatttcataattttttattataaataaatcgTATAGAGATGGAGTTTTCAGAGGAGGCTCATACTTCTTTAGATATACAAGTAATATCATGAAGCATTGACATGTAGGTTTTGagtttttgaaggaaattcctagCAACAAACTATTTTGGATACACATGTATACTCTTCCCTAGAAGTTTTGGTTTGGGTCTATGACTTTGAAATAATCACTAGATCCTTGGGAGTTGTCATTAATATTTTTAAACTATATAATGAGAAATGTCAATTAATCTCTGCTAGAGTATATGTCAAATTAGATCTCCCAAATTCTCCTCTTCCAATGAATATTATATTTAACAAGCAAACCTTGATTCTAAGTGGTCTTAGGATCTACATTGCAAAATTATTTCTTTTAGATGTATTGTAGTTTTAGTCTTTCATAAACAAGAAGTCTACCCAAGAACAAAAAATAAATTGTGAAACTAATTCAATGcacataaaaaagaattaaaaacctATATAATCTATATTAAAGTTTTTTGATGCAAGGAAAGTGCTACAATACATAGATTTTAAGAAAACAAGTAAAAAATGGCTAGTTTAATAAAGGAGTTTAGTTAGCCACAAGTTAACAAGTGGTGGACTCAACATGTAGAGTAATCAACCTTTAagaaaattcaacttcaagatcaagtGATCTCAAGTTTATTTGAAGTGCTTATTATTAGTAAATCttcctaattaaataaaaatagcaATTTAAGTAGACCTAAAATAAAATGTGTGATAAATAATCATACGAATACCACCACTTAAGAGCAACTGAGATAATAAAGAAAAGAGTTCTAGTAGGATAAGCCATGCTAAGTACTCATGTACATTGTGaatgaatcccaatgcatgttgagAGTGTACTACCTTAAACGGGAAAAGAGAAAACCTATGGGACCGCAATCCACCCCAATCAAGGAAATATAGGAGGACAATATAATCATCCCAAAACTAAT encodes:
- the LOC131039159 gene encoding chalcone synthase 7 → MPAGKMNMEEIEAFRKAQRADGPATVLAIGTATPPNAIEQSEYPDYYFRITNSEHKVELKEKFKRMCEKSMIKKRYMYLTEEILKENPNVCAYMAPSLDARQDMVVVEVPRLGKEAATKAIKEWGQPKSKITHLLFCTTSGVDMPGADYQLTKLLGLRPGVKRVMMYQQGCFAGGTVLRVAKDLAENNRGARVLVVCSEITAVTFRGPSDTHLDSLVGQALFGDGAAAVIVGADPVPEIEKPCFELLWTAQTILPDSEGAIDGHLREVGLTFHLLKDVPGLISKNIEKALVEAFQQFNISDWNELFWIAHPGGPAILDQVESKLQLDPKKMRATRQILSEYGNMSSACVLFILDEVRKSSKENGCATTGEGLDMGVLFGFGPGLTVETVVLKSVALH